Proteins from a single region of Oreochromis niloticus isolate F11D_XX linkage group LG7, O_niloticus_UMD_NMBU, whole genome shotgun sequence:
- the herpud1 gene encoding homocysteine-responsive endoplasmic reticulum-resident ubiquitin-like domain member 1 protein encodes MDAGNSEQKTITLIIKTPNQAQEDRTIEGVSLQWTIKELKAHLSAVYPTKPAVSDQRLIYAGKLLPDNLHINGLFIQTDSIPTLHLVCAVRNPPQGPLGARPKAKEPHSSSPQPTPAQTPSPPELRQRRPTSAAPAHTQTPVSPPQTPVWPPAAMTGAPLMTQPTFPTYSLYSPQQLLWLQHVYAQQYYMQYHAALAAAGSIPTTAPTIGQYPPVPAHQVPVPAPLADQNPINNLPANQNPVQDGAFINPGANQNMRMNAQGGAVVEDEEGMERDWLDWLYSAARFGVLMMIVYFNSNLSRFLLVMGTLLLMYLHTVGWFPFRRRVQVPEPNQLQPRENQQNQQNQQNQNRNPNLNPAGEHTDRQQDEPAAEGSEGAMTAVLVPPHRVSVMWTAWVFFKTFFSSLVPEVPQAVA; translated from the exons ATGGATGCAGGAAATTCTGAACAAAAGACGATCACTCTCATCATAAAGACGCccaaccaggctcaggaggacCGGACCATCGAGGGAGTGAGCCTGCAGTGGACCATAAAGGAGCTGAAAGCGCACCTGTCCGCTGTCTACCCGACCAAACCG GCTGTGAGTGACCAGAGGCTGATCTACGCTGGCAAACTGCTGCCTGATAACCTGCACATTAATGGACTCTTCATACAG ACGGACTCAATTCCCACACTGCACCTGGTGTGTGCTGTTAGGAATCCTCCCCAGGGACCACTGGGAGCCAGACCCAAG GCCAAAGAGCCACATTCCTCCAGTCCACAGCCCACGCCAGCCCAGACTCCCAGCCCACCAGAGCTGCGGCAGAGGAGGCCGACCTCTGCAGCTCCAGCCCACACACAGACTCCAGTGTCTCCTCCACAGACTCCTGTGTGGCCTCCTGCTGCCAT GACTGGAGCTCCTCTGATGACCCAGCCAACCTTTCCCACCTACTCCCTGTACAGCCCCCAGCAgctgctgtggctccagcaTGTCTACGCTCAACAGTATTATATGCAATA CCATGCAGCTTtagcagcagcaggcagcattCCCACAACAGCTCCAACTATTGGCCAGTACCCTCCTGTTCCCGCCCACCAAGTACCCGTCCCTGCCCCGCTAGCTGATCAGAACCCCATCAACAACCTGCCAGCCAATCAGAATCCAGTGCAGGATGGCGCTTTCATCAACCCCGGGGCCAACCAGAACATGCGGATGAACGCTCAGGGCGGAGCTGTTGTGGAGGACGAGGAGGGCATGGAGCGCGATTGGCTGGACTGGTTGTACTCTGCTGCAAGATTCGGAGTCCTGATGATGATCGTGTACTTCAACTCCAACCTGAGCCGCTTCCTGCTGGTGATGGGCACCCTGCTCCTCATGTACCT ACACACCGTCGGCTGGTTTCCCTTCAGAAGGAGAGTGCAGGTCCCAGAACCCAACCAGCTGCAGCCCCGCgagaaccagcagaaccagcagaaccagcagaaccagaacAGGAACCCAAACCTGAATCCA GCTGGTGAGCACACCGACAGACAGCAGGACGAACCAGCAGCTGAAGGATCAGAGGGAGCGATGACAGCGGTGTTGGTGCCTCCTCACAGAGTGTCCGTCATGTGGACGGCCTGGGTTTTTTTCAAAACCTTCTTCTCCTCCCTGGTACCTGAGGTCCCTCAGGCTGTGGCCTAA